Genomic DNA from Armatimonadota bacterium:
GCGGGTGGTTTTCATCCCCAACCGCCACCCCCCACATAAGGACCCCCGCGAGGTCTCCGACCCCGCCCACCGCTACCTGATGACGGTGCTGGCCACGGCCACCAACCCCTACTTCACCGTCTCCCGCGCGGAGATTGACCGGGAAGGGCCCTCGTACACCATCGACACGCTGCTGGCCTTCCGGCAGCGCTACCCGGAGGCGGGCCTCTACTATATCACCGGCGCGGATGCCATCCTGCAGATCCTCCGCGGGGAGTGGGAGGACTCCCCGCGCCTGCTGGGCCTGTGCGACTTCATCGCCGCCACCCGTCCCGGCTTCGTCCTGGACCACGAGTCGGTCCGGACGCA
This window encodes:
- the nadD gene encoding nicotinate-nucleotide adenylyltransferase, with the translated sequence MAARRRLGIMGGTFDPIHYGHLVTAEEARVQFNLERVVFIPNRHPPHKDPREVSDPAHRYLMTVLATATNPYFTVSRAEIDREGPSYTIDTLLAFRQRYPEAGLYYITGADAILQILRGEWEDSPRLLGLCDFIAATRPGFVLDHESVRTHNVTGRRLENIHFMEIPALAISSTDIRRRVAQGKPIKYLVPEPVEHYIVKHGLYRLAPADHAGVRRSRDG